Genomic window (Polaribacter batillariae):
ACCAATTCTATAATTCATATCTAACAAAACAACATCAATAGTATTCTTCGTTAAATGCGAATTTATATGCTGTGGATTATTTTCTGTAATTATTTTTGAAAAGTATTTTTTTAAACTAATTCTGGCAGAAAATAGAATATCATCATCGTCATCTACAATTAAAATGGTTGCTTCTTTTTTTCTCATCTTACATAATTAGTGTTTTGTTTGAATATGAACAAAAATGTGTTCGTTTTTGAACACTGTAAATTGCGGGTTTATTTTTATTTTATTGATAATCAGAATTTTAAAATTTATTTTTCATTGGCATATTTGTGGCATCATTATTATCAAACAAAATAGAAATTATGGATACACAAATAAAACCTAAACACAAAAAAACAAAAAAAATGCTGTTATGGGGAATTCCAACTGCCATTTTATTGGTAATTGTTTTAATTAATGCGACTAGAAAAAAACAAGTAAATTTAAAAAGAGATACTCTTAATATTCGTGAAGTTATTAAAGGAGATTTCGAAGATGTTGTTTTATTTAATAGTACAGTAGAACCTAAAACGTCTGTATTGGTAAATGTAATTCAAGGTGGGTCTGTTTCAGAAATTTTTGTAGAAAGTGGGCAAACTATTAAAAAAGGTACAGCACTTTTAAGAGTTTATAACCCTAATGCAGAGTTGAATTATTTAACGCAAGAAACTGCAATGATAGAGCAAATTAATAATTTGCGAAACTTGCGTGTAAGTATTAAAAATCAACAATTAAGTTTAGACCAACAACTGCTAAGTATCGATAACGATTTTAGAAATGCAGACAGGCAATATAAATTAGATTCAACTTTATATAAAAAAGAGGCAATTGCAAAAAACGATTATCAAAAAACAAAACAAGAATATATTTTTCAAAAAGAAAGAAGTGATGTAATTAAACAAAGTGTTTTTAACGAGAAAAAAAGTAGAGACAACCAATTGGCTAGAATAAATGCTTCTTTATCGAATATGGAAAAAAGTTTAGAATTGTTATATAAAAACAAAGAGAATTTTGTGGTAAAAGCGCCTGTAGATGGTTTGCTTTCTTCATTCAACCCTATTTTAGGACAAAGCTATAACCAAGGAGAATCTATTGGAAAAATGGATGTGTTAGATGGTTATAAATTGGTTGCAAATGTCGATGAATACTACATTTCTAAATTGCATGAAGGTATTTCTGGTACAGTTTCATTAAATGCAAAAAACTACGATGTAAAATTGTCGAAAGTGTTTTCGGAAATTGTTGGCGGACAATTTAAATTAGAATTAAATTTTAAACAAGATTCAATTTTAAACGAAGTAAAAAGAGGAATGTCTTTAAAAACAAAAGTATTTTTATCGGGCAAAACAGAAGCTTTATTATTATCGAAAGGTTTGTTTTATCAAAGTACC
Coding sequences:
- a CDS encoding efflux RND transporter periplasmic adaptor subunit translates to MDTQIKPKHKKTKKMLLWGIPTAILLVIVLINATRKKQVNLKRDTLNIREVIKGDFEDVVLFNSTVEPKTSVLVNVIQGGSVSEIFVESGQTIKKGTALLRVYNPNAELNYLTQETAMIEQINNLRNLRVSIKNQQLSLDQQLLSIDNDFRNADRQYKLDSTLYKKEAIAKNDYQKTKQEYIFQKERSDVIKQSVFNEKKSRDNQLARINASLSNMEKSLELLYKNKENFVVKAPVDGLLSSFNPILGQSYNQGESIGKMDVLDGYKLVANVDEYYISKLHEGISGTVSLNAKNYDVKLSKVFSEIVGGQFKLELNFKQDSILNEVKRGMSLKTKVFLSGKTEALLLSKGLFYQSTNGAWVFVLNGENKAVKRNIKIGRENPFYYEVLEGLQEGDKVITSSYDDFKNIEEINIQ